The following nucleotide sequence is from Actinomycetota bacterium.
CGGGACTGGCGACCCTGGTCGCCTCCGAGGTCGTCAACTTGATGACGTGCGCGGCTGAGATCGGAGGTGTCGCCATCTGCCTCCAGCTCCTCTCAGGCCTTCCCTACCGCCTCTTGATCCCGCTGGCGGTCCTGGGCCTCGCCGTCAGCTCCTGGGTGCTGCCCTTCAGGTGGATAGAGCGAGTCTTCGGCTATCTGGGCCTCTGCCTGCTCGTCTTCGCCGTCGCGGCGATCAAGCTCCACCCCAAGTGGAGCCAGGTCGCCCACGGGTTCGTCCCCGGGTCCCATTCCGGCGGGAGCTTGGTGGTCTACCTCTACTTCGTGGTGGGGCTCCTCGGAGCGGCCATGACTCCCTACGAGGTCTACTTCTACTCCTCGGGCGTCGTGGAGGATCGCTGGGGCCTCAAGGATCTCGGCCTGAACAAGGTGACCGCGATCATCGGCTACGCGCTCGGCGGCTTCCTCTCCTTCGCGCTGATGATCGTTGCCGGCGTCCTCTTCCTGCCAAAGGGCATCTCGCCGCAGTTCTTGGGCACCCCGGCGCTGGCCGCGGAGCATGCCTTTGGGCAGGTGGGCCTGGTGCTGGCCCTCGTCGGCATCCTCTTCGCCGTCGGCGGCGCGGCCATCGAGACTTCTTTCGCTGGCGCGTACAATCTGGCCCAGTTCTTCGGCTGGAGGTGGGGCAAGAAGGAGCGACCCGCCAATGCCCCACGCTTCACCCTCTCGTGGCTGATGATCTTCGCCCTGGCTCTCCTGGTCGTCATGACCGGCTATGACCCGGTCAAGCTGACGGAGTACTCGGTCATCTTCTCGGTCGTGGCGCTGCCCTTGACCTACCTGCCCATCCTCCTCATCGCCAACGACCACGCATACATGGGTGCGGAGGTGAACGGAAAGCTTGCCAACTTCCTCGGCGTCCTCTACTTCTTACTCATCCTCGTGATCGCCGTCGCGGCCATCCCCCTGATGCTGCTCACGAACGGAGGGCAGGGATGAGCAAGGTCACCGATGTCGACATCGCCCTCAGCATCCTCGATCACCAGCTCGTCGACGGCGACGGCCAGAACTGCGGGAAGGTCGATGATCTCGAGATCGCCGGTCTCGACGGCGACTCGCCTGAGGTGGTGCAGATCCTCGTCGGCGGCAACGCGTGGCGCTCTCGCGGCCTCCTCGGAAGGCTCGCGGCCCGCCTCTCGGGAGACGCGGTCCACGTGCCGTGGGCCGAGGTCGACTCCGTCACATCTGTTGTAACCCTGAAGCGCCCCGCGGCGGAGTTGCGCTTGAACCGCGGCGCCGACCGCTGGGCGCGCCTCGTCGGAAAGGTGCCGGGATCCTGATGCGTCTGTCGGAGCTCCTCAACCGTGAGGTCGTGAGCGAGTCCGGCCAGCGGCTGGGCCACGTCCACGACGTACGCGGAGAGCTCGTGGGAGGACGCCTGCGGGTGATCGGCCTGGTCGCCGGCAAGCTCGGCATCCTCGAGCGCTATGGCGTCGGCACGCGCGGGAGCGGCGGGCCGGGACAGACGAAGGTGCACGGCCACCCCATCATCCCCTGGGAGCGGGTCGTCCGCGTCGGGTCGGAGGTAGTCGTCCGCGGCTAGGCACAGCCTGTCAAAATTACACTGACGTGATTCTGGCTCTTTCCTAGGTAGGTATCCTCCGAGGAAGGGAATGCCAGCGGGCCCGGCCGGGCCCTCGGGCCGATGGCGTTCCGGGCTTCGCGCTCAGATCCTTCCGTGGACGGCCTCGGGGTCCATCTCGCTGCTGAACTCGAAGGCCGCGGCCTCGCCGTAGTTGGGGTCGAACGACAGGCCGAACGCGTTCGAGCTCCCCGTGGTGCGCCCCACCTGGTACTCGGGGGCGAAGCCGTACATGGCCCCCTTCACCGTGACGGGGGAGCCATCCGGGGCGGTGAACGGCTCGAAGCTGATCTCCGTCTTTCCGGAGACGGACGCTGAAGGGTGGTCACCGTCCGAATACGTCACCGAGCCCCGCTCCGTTCCGAGGTTCTCTCCGAACAGGGCGGCGAGGTCGCCGAAGGGGCCGCCCTCGGTTCCCGACAGGATCTTGCCAAGCGCGTCGGCCTGCTGGTCGGAGGCGCCCTCGTCAATCACCAACCCCACCTTCCAGTTCCCCGACGTGAGGTTCGACGGGAACAGGTTGTAGAAGGCAAAGGTGACGCCCGACAGATCGATGTCGTCGAGGGTTCCTCCGTCGATGTGGAAGACGGCCGCCCCGCGACATTCGCCCTTCCCGGCCGGGTCGTTCGGGACGCCGTCCACCGGGCATGGGCAGATCACGTTGCAGGAGCAACTGGCCAGGTACTGGCCGGTGATCTTGTAGGCCACTAGTCTCTCCTTTCCGGCGGCCTCAGCCGCCCATGAGCCCCGACGCGAACAGCGCGGGGACGAGTGCCATCGCGATTCCCACACCGATCAGGGCGAAGCCGGTTCCCCTGGCCATCCGTGGGCCGAACGGCGCGACCTTCTCCACGAAGATCAAAGTGGCGATCAGCCCCATCCACGCCAGGTTCATCAGCCCGACAGCGAACAACACCACCATCAGCCCCCAGCAGCACCCCAGGCAGAACGTTCCGTGTTCGAGCCCCATCTGCAGCGCCCCCGACAAGCCGCTGCGCCAGCGCATGAGAAACGACAGTGGCGAGCGACAGTGCGACAGGCAGATCGACTTGAGGCGGGACAGCTGGAAAACCCCGGCGCCGGCGAACGCCACCCCGGAAGCCATCGCCGCCGTCCGAAGCGTCATCCGGGGCGCGACGACGAGGACCCCACGGTACAGACCGAACACCGCCACCCCGACGATGGTCCACACCAGGAGATAGCCGCCCACGAAGACCGGAACGGCGAGCGGCCCCTGCCGCCGGGACCGCGACAGCCGCGCATGCGCCACCACCATAGGCGCCGCGGACGGGAACATCATCGCAACCATCATGGTCAGCCACATCCCGATGAACAGCGGGGCGGACATGGCAGCCATAGACATGCCGTTGGCGACCCCCACAAGCCTTGCCACTCCCGGCGCCATGCTCCCGCCACCCGCCCGGTTCGCCGTCACCACCCACGACAGCGCAGAGAGGCCCGCGAGGGAAGCCAGGATCGCGGCGATGGACAGCTTCATGGCATGCGTCGGCCAGGGAGTGGGCCCAGTCCGAACGGAGGGCAACGTGGCCGACATCCGCAGAACCCTAACCAGTCGAACTTGGCTTGTCGAACGGAAAGCCGCCCCCGGATGCGTTCCGCGGACCGCAGCTTCCGCAGAAGTGACGGGATGGGCACGTAGGCTCACCCAGACCTGGTTACACAGGTGGTGAGCTACGTGCCGCTGCCCAAGCTAAACTGAACGCCCGACGTGCTTCGCCGTCAGCCAGCGGGTCTTTCATTCGGAATCGAGTTGACACCCTGCAGACTTGCCGAGTCGTTAGGAGGTGCTCCAGTCGTCCCGTTGCTCGGTCCGCTCTTGGCCTGAGGGAGTTTCCCGGACGTCCGTCCGCGTCGTGCTACGGCTCCTCCCCCCGAGAGCGAGGATGAGCAGGCTCACGACGAAGACTCCGATCCCGACCAGGAGGAGGATGACGCCAGCCTTGTGGATGTCGAATCCAGAGGTATGCGCCGAGACGGCGAACCTCATGATGGCGCCGACGACCACCAGCACGATGCCTAACGCCATTAGACCTATGCCTGAACTCCTGTTCATAGGCCCGAAGTGTAGGCTGCACCGCCAACCGGTTCAAATCACCCGAGTTGCCTCACCTTCGATACCTCACTTGTCGACACAGCACTTGTGATCCGCTGATTCCGCCCGATGCTGCTCAGCAGTCCTTCCGGAGTCGTCGCAACACATCTCTATCTGGAGCGTGCCATCGGCCCCAGCCGGCCCCAACTCGGTGGCTGGGTCCAGCACGACCACCCTACCCGGGGGAGCGGGAGCTCCGTCCGGGGACGTGGTCGGCCATTCGCCTCCGTCCGGAGACGGAAGGACCATCTCAGGCGTGTCTTCCTCAGCGGTGCCTTCATGTAGAGACATTTCGCCCCTTTCTGTGTAGGGCTACGGGTATTGCCGATGGCTCAGGTCCGGCCAGAGGAGTCGTTCCCGACAAAGGGGGCAGATCGAGCCGAGCACCAGATCCCTCCTTCCTTGGTCTCCAAGCGAGCCATCACGCCCGCGTGGGAGTGGCTAGTTCCTCCCCCCGATAACGCCCTTCGCCTTGTCGATGCTCTCGCCGATCTTCCCCTTCACCTTCGCCCCGACCCTGTCCGCCTGCCCCCGTCGCTTGAGGGCCTTGTTACCCGTCAGATCCCCGGCTGCCTCTTTGATGCGACCCTTCGCCTCGTCCGACTTCGCTCCCATCGGTGCGCCTCCTTTCAGCCACGTCGGGTCGGTCGACGCGGCGTTTACACCCTCCGTACCAGATACACGATGAGCAAGATCACCAGGATCAGGACGATGATCCCTGGGATCACAATCGCGGCACCGAGCATGTCGCCTCCTGCTGTGCCGAGGCTCAGCGCCAGGCCGCACTGAGCGCGTGGTTGTTACCTGATGTGGAGATTGGACCTAGGACTGACGAGGGCGCTCTCCTCCTTTCCCGGTCCTCCCGTCGAGAATGGACCGCAGGTCATTGTGTCCCGCACCCGAGCGGCGGTCCTAATGGTCACGAGGCGTCTCGCCGTCGGCTGCCACCGCGAGGGTCCGATGCGCTCGCCAGACGGGCCGGGAAGCCGGGGAGCTTCCGCACGACCGCGAACCCTTCGTGCTCGGCCACCAGCAGGTCGAGTTCTGAGTTCTCATGATCGAGCGCGATGACGAACTGGGCCCCGTGGGCACGGACCTGCTCGTACTCGTCCTGTGTGAGGCTGATCGTGGCCATGCAGGAGGCATCGCTGCACTCGCAGACGTAGCGGTTCGTAGCGCTGCCACCGGGGTGCTCGAGGTAGGCATCCTCGATCTCGTTGATGTCTCGGGCGCGCGTCTCGTTACCGACCTCCCGCTCGCGCCAGTCAGCCACCGGCATGCGCCTCCAACAGTTCGGGGACGGCCTCATCGAGCATGTCGGCCATACCGGTCAGCTCGAAGACCCTCCTGACCATTGGACGACACCGGGTGATGGCGAACCGGCGGCCCTTCTCGCTGGCGCGCCTCGCCGCGCCCGCCGACGCACGCAGGCCGCTCGCGTCCATGAAGGAGAGATCGCTCAGGTCGACGACGACCCGATCACTCCATCGCACGATGGAGGCCAGCTCGTCCTCGAGGAGGGGAGCGGTGAACAGATCCAACTCGCCGCGAACGAACAGTCGAACGAACCCATTGCGGAGGTCGTGTTGCACACCGAACATTGCATCTATCGGAGCTTCCGTGCTGAGCACTCCAGCCTCCTCGCCCCGACCGCTTCGCCCCAAGTGGGGGAGCGGCTCCGCACGGACCGGGAGTTCGGGTCAGGGAGCGAGGGCCGTTCGTTTGGGGCCTGCGCACCGGTACGATAGCACGCCCGCGAGCCCCGCGGAGCAACCGCGTGTCGGCGGGTCATGTCCGCGGCGCTGCTGGCGCCGCCGCGCTCAACGGCGGTACGCTCAGAGGTGATGGTGAAGCCAGGGCCCGGCGGTGCCGCGGCGGGCGCGCCACTTCGCGTCCTCGTCGCCGATGGCCTGAACCTGCGATGGAATGCGGTGACCGCGGCGATCGCCTCATTGGGACATGAGGCGATCGGCAAGAAGACGACCCTGGCCGAGGTCGGTTCGGTCACCGCCTCGGAGTGGCCGGATGTTGCGCTGGTCATCGTGGAGGAGAGCTCGGCTCAAGCACTGAACCTGATCCGCCGGATCACGCACGAAGCCACATGTCCGGTGATCGCGATCCTCGATGTGGAGGACCGGGAATTCGTCGATCAGGCGGCCAGGCTCGGCATCTTCGCGCACATCGTGGGCGGAAAGGGTCTCGAGGAACTGCAGAGCTCGATCGACATCGCCCTCCAGCGCTTCGCCGAATACCATGCCCTGCAGGGGGCGTTCGGGCGGCGGGCGATCACCGAGCGGGCCAAGGGCATCCTCATGGAGCGCCACTCGATCGACGAGGAACGGGCCTTCAACATGATCCGCGATCATTCCCGCCGAACGCACCGAAAGGTTGTGGATGTCGCGGAGGCGATCCTCTCCTCTCATCGTCTCCTGGCGAGTCGGCGCACGGAGGAGCCTGCCGATGTCCCGTTTCCAGAGTCCGCCGACCCCGAGCACAGCTTCGGCAGGGAAGGCTAGCGTCGAAAGAGCGCGTGGCGAGGGGAGCGCCTACCGCCTGCGCGCCAGCACGAACATCACCACGATCGCCACGACCACGACGACGATGACGATCGGAATACCGAGCGACAGAGCGATCATCTGTCCATCCTCGTCTCCTCCACTTGGCGCCGACTCGACTCCGAGGCTACAGGCTGGGGAGGCAACCGCGAAACTCCACGTCCGGACGCTCCGCCTTCGCGGACCCGTTTGGCAACCGATCCCCTCTTGCTGGTCAGAAGCCCCCGGACCGCTTGAGTTCCCGGGGTCGTCCGTCGGGATCCACGGCCAGGCGGTACAGCGGCCGGGCCCACCACGAAGCCCAGGCCGGGACCGCCAGCGGTTGGTGCCGACGGGCGCGGCCCTCGGGACGGGGTCCGTGTTGCCCCTCGGCGTGCCACGTGTCGAGCGCGTCGGCCACACGGCGCCACGCCTCGAAGCCCGCCCGAGGATCCAGCAGCTCTGCCTCGGTCAGCTGGGTTCCCAGGTGCTCGCGCCACAGCGTCGACCGCAGCTGTCGCGGCAGCACCCGCGCCCCGTCGCCGAGCCCGGCGGGATCGACCGGCGGCCGTTCATCACGCTCGGGGTCGAGCACGGCGCACGCGACCTCCGAGTCATGCGTCCAGGAACGCCGGTTCAGGTTGTCCGACCCTACGGCCATCCACACGTCGTCGACGACGCAGAGCTTCCCGTGGACGTATACAGGCCGGCCGGCTTCGTTCTCCAGGTCGTACACACCCACGCGATCGCCGCCTGTCCCTCGCACCATCGCCAATGCTTCCTGTTGCCCGATTCGGTTCAGCGGCCCCGACAGTGTGCCGTCCCGGTCGGGGTACCTTGGCACGACGGCGATCAGCCGCAGCTCGGGCGAGCGCCGGAGCGCGTCGGCGAAGACCCGCGCAACCTCCGTCGACCACAGGTACTGATCCTCGACGTAGATCAGGGACCGGGCACGTGCCAGCGCCTTCGCGTACGCGCGCGCGACGCTCCGCTCGCCCCGCGGCGCGAACGGGAACGGTGGGCGCTTCGCCGGGTAGGTCCGAAGCACCTGCACCGCCATGCTCCCAGCCGAGGGCGGATCGGGCAGCACCGGCGGCAGCGCGCTCGCGCGCCTGGGCTGGCGGAGAAGGCGCCGGATCCGGGCCCGCCACGGGTTTTGGTGATCGAGGGGCGTGGGATCCGACCAGCGCTCGCGGAAGGTCTCGGTGAGGTCGCCGACTGCCGGCCCCCGGACCTCGAGCTGAACGTCATGCCAGGCGGGCCGGGGCCCGTACCGCTCGTCCAGGAGGATGGCTTGGGGATCGCCCCGGTGGCGCTCGTCGTCGCCTCGCCCATGGCAGAGGTCGATCCCCCCGATGAACGCCACGTCCTCCGCGACACGCCCCGCTCGCCGGATCACGGCGAGCTTCTGGTGGTGTGAGCCGAAGCGACGGACCCGCTCGTCGGGCAGTACCTCACCGCCCGCGTCGTTCACGACCCGGCCGACGTGCGCGTTCTCCTCCTCGGCGTATCCCTCCTGGTCGGGGTGCGAACGCCACACCAGCCCGCGCACGTCGACCCCTCGCCGGGCGGCGTCGGCGAGAACCGGGCCGAGCTCCGTACCTGGCCCGGCCAGTCGCTGGCCGGCGTCCCCCCGCCAGTCGAGAAACCACACCTGATCCCCGGGACCGAGGGTGGACAGCTCCTCGTGCAGCCGGGCGAAGTAGGTGGCCCCGTGGACCAGGGGCGTGACGGCGTTCCGGTCGGTCCAGCCTCGGCCGTCCCCCCGGCGCCGATCGATCGCAGACGCATCGTTGCCGCGCTCTTCAGCGCTCAGGAACCACTGCTCGGTGGTCGACATGGGCCTGGCTTATCTTCACCCGATGAGCCGAAGGCCGCTGGCGTCCGAGGTCGAACCTCCAACGACCCACTGACCCCAATCGCAAAGGGTCCTCACAGAGGCCGCCTGCCCGGCGATCGCCATCGGGGCGGGCGCCAACGCTAGAGATCCACCGCCGCCGCTCCCTCGTAGTACCTACGGGGTCCCGCCTGGCGGCCGGTGCCCTTGCGCTACCCAGGGGAGGACCGACCAGGGCAGAGTCCGGGGTCGGTGTCGTTCGGGCGATTGCGGCCGGGGAAGGGAATACCGCCGATGGAGAGCCGAGAGGCAGTTCCCCGGGATCAGGTGGGCCGGGCCGTTGGAATCGTCGGCCTAGTGGGAATCGCCCTGATCCACTTTCTGGACGCGTTCAGCGTGATCGACGAGAGCAAGTTCGTGTTCGGGCTGTACGTCCTGCTGATGATCGTCACGCTCCTCGCGGGCGGGATCCTGCTTCGCACGGACTCCCGGCGCACCTGGATGCTGGCGGGAGGGACCGCCGGCCTGACCCTCCTCGGTTTCGTCCTCACCCGGACGACCGGCTTGCCGGGGTTCCCCGACAGTGTCGGCAACTGGCGGGAGCCGCTGGGCCTGGCCTCGCTGTGGGTCGAGGGCATGGTGCTCCTGCTCAGTGCGTACAAGGTGGTGACGACTCCCCCCATGGACGACGGGTAGACGAGAGCTCAGAACCAGCCGCGCCGCTTGAAGGACGTGAGCAGGAAGACGACGATCGCGATCTCTGCGCCGACGCCAAGGGTGAGGAAGACCGCCATGCTCCCGATGTGGCTGACCATCCAGCGGAAGTTCTGGCCGAAGAACCCGGTGATGAAGGTGAGCGGCAGGAAGATCGTGGCGATCACCGTCAGCTGCTTCATCACGACGTTGAGCCGGTTCGAGACCGTGGATAGGTAGACGTCCATCGCCCCCGTGAGGAGATCGCGGTAGCTGTCGATCAGATCGCTGATCCGGATCAGGTGGTCGTAGACGTCCCGAAAGTAGCGCTCGTCCCCTTCACCGAGTCCGGGCAACTCCGCGATGCCGCCCATCAGGCCCGCGAACGCGTCGCGCTGCGGCGTGACCGCCTTGCGCATCCCCACGAGCAGTCGCTTCATCCCGAACATCTCCTGGAGCTGCCGGTCATCCGCCCGGCGGAAGATACTGTCTTCGAGCTCGTCG
It contains:
- a CDS encoding ANTAR domain-containing protein, whose amino-acid sequence is MSAALLAPPRSTAVRSEVMVKPGPGGAAAGAPLRVLVADGLNLRWNAVTAAIASLGHEAIGKKTTLAEVGSVTASEWPDVALVIVEESSAQALNLIRRITHEATCPVIAILDVEDREFVDQAARLGIFAHIVGGKGLEELQSSIDIALQRFAEYHALQGAFGRRAITERAKGILMERHSIDEERAFNMIRDHSRRTHRKVVDVAEAILSSHRLLASRRTEEPADVPFPESADPEHSFGREG
- a CDS encoding PRC-barrel domain-containing protein, which gives rise to MRLSELLNREVVSESGQRLGHVHDVRGELVGGRLRVIGLVAGKLGILERYGVGTRGSGGPGQTKVHGHPIIPWERVVRVGSEVVVRG
- a CDS encoding DUF6458 family protein codes for the protein MVVGAIMRFAVSAHTSGFDIHKAGVILLLVGIGVFVVSLLILALGGRSRSTTRTDVRETPSGQERTEQRDDWSTS
- a CDS encoding CsbD family protein, with protein sequence MGAKSDEAKGRIKEAAGDLTGNKALKRRGQADRVGAKVKGKIGESIDKAKGVIGGRN
- a CDS encoding DUF2182 domain-containing protein, which gives rise to MKLSIAAILASLAGLSALSWVVTANRAGGGSMAPGVARLVGVANGMSMAAMSAPLFIGMWLTMMVAMMFPSAAPMVVAHARLSRSRRQGPLAVPVFVGGYLLVWTIVGVAVFGLYRGVLVVAPRMTLRTAAMASGVAFAGAGVFQLSRLKSICLSHCRSPLSFLMRWRSGLSGALQMGLEHGTFCLGCCWGLMVVLFAVGLMNLAWMGLIATLIFVEKVAPFGPRMARGTGFALIGVGIAMALVPALFASGLMGG
- a CDS encoding DUF1326 domain-containing protein; translation: MAYKITGQYLASCSCNVICPCPVDGVPNDPAGKGECRGAAVFHIDGGTLDDIDLSGVTFAFYNLFPSNLTSGNWKVGLVIDEGASDQQADALGKILSGTEGGPFGDLAALFGENLGTERGSVTYSDGDHPSASVSGKTEISFEPFTAPDGSPVTVKGAMYGFAPEYQVGRTTGSSNAFGLSFDPNYGEAAAFEFSSEMDPEAVHGRI
- a CDS encoding phospholipase D family protein; translation: MSTTEQWFLSAEERGNDASAIDRRRGDGRGWTDRNAVTPLVHGATYFARLHEELSTLGPGDQVWFLDWRGDAGQRLAGPGTELGPVLADAARRGVDVRGLVWRSHPDQEGYAEEENAHVGRVVNDAGGEVLPDERVRRFGSHHQKLAVIRRAGRVAEDVAFIGGIDLCHGRGDDERHRGDPQAILLDERYGPRPAWHDVQLEVRGPAVGDLTETFRERWSDPTPLDHQNPWRARIRRLLRQPRRASALPPVLPDPPSAGSMAVQVLRTYPAKRPPFPFAPRGERSVARAYAKALARARSLIYVEDQYLWSTEVARVFADALRRSPELRLIAVVPRYPDRDGTLSGPLNRIGQQEALAMVRGTGGDRVGVYDLENEAGRPVYVHGKLCVVDDVWMAVGSDNLNRRSWTHDSEVACAVLDPERDERPPVDPAGLGDGARVLPRQLRSTLWREHLGTQLTEAELLDPRAGFEAWRRVADALDTWHAEGQHGPRPEGRARRHQPLAVPAWASWWARPLYRLAVDPDGRPRELKRSGGF
- a CDS encoding divalent metal cation transporter; protein product: MSWKNILAVALGIFSAIGGFVDIGDLVFNTQAGATFGFQLLWVVVIGVAGIIVYSEMCGRVSAIAKRPVFDLVRERTGFGAGLATLVASEVVNLMTCAAEIGGVAICLQLLSGLPYRLLIPLAVLGLAVSSWVLPFRWIERVFGYLGLCLLVFAVAAIKLHPKWSQVAHGFVPGSHSGGSLVVYLYFVVGLLGAAMTPYEVYFYSSGVVEDRWGLKDLGLNKVTAIIGYALGGFLSFALMIVAGVLFLPKGISPQFLGTPALAAEHAFGQVGLVLALVGILFAVGGAAIETSFAGAYNLAQFFGWRWGKKERPANAPRFTLSWLMIFALALLVVMTGYDPVKLTEYSVIFSVVALPLTYLPILLIANDHAYMGAEVNGKLANFLGVLYFLLILVIAVAAIPLMLLTNGGQG
- a CDS encoding STAS domain-containing protein, with the protein product MDLFTAPLLEDELASIVRWSDRVVVDLSDLSFMDASGLRASAGAARRASEKGRRFAITRCRPMVRRVFELTGMADMLDEAVPELLEAHAGG